One window from the genome of Bdellovibrionales bacterium encodes:
- the groL gene encoding chaperonin GroEL (60 kDa chaperone family; promotes refolding of misfolded polypeptides especially under stressful conditions; forms two stacked rings of heptamers to form a barrel-shaped 14mer; ends can be capped by GroES; misfolded proteins enter the barrel where they are refolded when GroES binds), translated as MSKELRFSEDARAHILKGVNTLANAVKVTLGPKGRNVVIEKSFGSPLITKDGVTVAKEIELENKFENMGAQMVKEVASKTNDEAGDGTTTATVLAQAIYREGAKIVTAGHNPMSVKRGIDKAVNLIVDELKSMAKPVKGSNEVAQVGSISANNDKEIGTMLADAMDKVGKEGVITIEESKTAKTEVTVVEGMQFDRGYLSPYFVTNAERMEAVLENALVLVYDKKITSMKDMIGILEGVAKQGRQLLIIAEDVEGEALATLVVNKLRGTLQVCAVKAPGFGDRRKAMLEDIAILTGANLISEEMGAKLEQATAADLGSAKRIVVDKDNTTIIDGAGKKNDITARVNQVKSQIEETTSDYDKEKLKERLAKLAGGVAVIHVGAPSEVEMKEKKHRVEDALNATRAAVEEGIVAGGGTALLRASTKIDKSKFSEEEQFGAMIIKRACEEPIRQISANAGLDGAIVLDRILQNKSAAWGYNAYSDEYTDLIKDGVIDPVKVVRCALVNAASVASLMLTTETMIAEAPKKESAAMPGAPGMGGMGGMGDMM; from the coding sequence ATGAGTAAAGAATTACGTTTTTCTGAAGACGCTCGCGCGCACATCTTGAAAGGTGTGAACACTCTCGCGAACGCAGTGAAAGTTACACTTGGGCCTAAAGGTCGTAACGTTGTTATCGAAAAGTCTTTCGGCTCCCCGCTTATCACTAAAGACGGTGTGACTGTTGCTAAAGAAATCGAATTGGAAAACAAATTCGAAAACATGGGCGCGCAAATGGTTAAAGAAGTTGCTTCTAAAACCAATGACGAAGCCGGTGACGGTACAACAACTGCAACTGTTTTGGCTCAAGCGATCTATCGCGAAGGCGCTAAAATCGTGACAGCTGGCCACAACCCAATGTCAGTAAAACGCGGCATTGATAAAGCTGTAAACTTGATCGTAGACGAATTGAAGTCTATGGCGAAACCAGTAAAGGGCTCTAACGAAGTAGCTCAAGTTGGTTCAATCTCTGCAAACAACGATAAAGAAATCGGTACAATGTTGGCAGATGCGATGGATAAAGTCGGCAAAGAAGGCGTTATCACTATCGAAGAATCTAAAACTGCTAAAACTGAAGTAACAGTTGTAGAAGGTATGCAGTTCGACCGCGGTTACCTTTCTCCGTACTTCGTAACTAACGCAGAAAGAATGGAAGCAGTTCTCGAGAACGCTTTGGTTCTTGTATACGATAAAAAAATCACTTCTATGAAAGATATGATCGGTATTTTGGAAGGCGTTGCTAAGCAAGGCCGTCAATTGTTGATCATTGCTGAAGACGTTGAAGGCGAAGCATTGGCAACTTTGGTTGTTAATAAATTGCGTGGCACTCTTCAAGTTTGCGCTGTAAAAGCTCCTGGCTTCGGTGACCGCCGTAAAGCTATGCTTGAAGACATCGCGATCTTGACTGGCGCAAACCTTATCTCTGAAGAGATGGGCGCTAAACTTGAGCAAGCAACTGCTGCTGACTTGGGTTCTGCAAAACGCATCGTGGTTGATAAAGACAACACAACAATCATCGATGGCGCTGGCAAGAAAAACGACATCACTGCTCGTGTAAACCAAGTGAAATCTCAGATCGAAGAAACAACTTCTGATTACGATAAAGAAAAATTGAAAGAGCGTTTGGCTAAATTGGCTGGCGGCGTAGCTGTTATCCACGTTGGTGCTCCTTCTGAAGTTGAAATGAAAGAGAAAAAACACCGCGTAGAAGATGCTTTGAACGCAACTCGCGCTGCGGTTGAAGAAGGTATCGTTGCTGGTGGTGGTACTGCCCTTTTGAGAGCGTCTACTAAAATCGATAAATCTAAATTCTCTGAAGAAGAGCAATTTGGTGCGATGATTATCAAACGCGCTTGCGAAGAGCCTATCCGTCAAATCTCTGCAAATGCGGGTCTTGATGGCGCGATCGTTTTGGATCGTATCCTTCAAAACAAATCTGCAGCTTGGGGTTACAATGCATACTCTGACGAATACACTGACTTGATCAAAGACGGTGTTATCGATCCAGTTAAAGTAGTTCGTTGCGCTCTTGTAAACGCTGCTTCTGTAGCATCTTTGATGCTCACTACTGAAACTATGATTGCTGAAGCTCCTAAGAAAGAGTCTGCAGCAATGCCTGGCGCTCCTGGTATGGGCGGCATGGGTGGCATGGGCGACATGATGTAA
- the groES gene encoding co-chaperone GroES — MGVRPLHDRILVRRMAEEEKTAGGLFIPDTAKEKPQKGEIVATGKGRVTEDGKILPLEVKAGDKVLFSKYAGTELKLDGQEYLMMKEEDILGIFH, encoded by the coding sequence ATTGGCGTTCGCCCTCTTCATGATCGTATTTTGGTTCGTCGCATGGCTGAAGAAGAAAAAACCGCTGGCGGTCTTTTCATTCCAGACACTGCTAAAGAAAAACCTCAAAAAGGTGAAATCGTTGCTACCGGCAAAGGCCGTGTCACTGAAGACGGAAAAATTCTTCCGCTTGAAGTGAAAGCTGGCGACAAGGTTCTTTTCAGCAAGTACGCAGGCACAGAGTTGAAACTCGATGGCCAAGAGTACTTGATGATGAAAGAAGAAGATATCCTCGGTATCTTCCACTAA
- a CDS encoding transporter substrate-binding domain-containing protein, which yields MQLMKLLLGCFFLLSFSMSQAKALRISGLEGAPHIIYDSNSPRPGGLVPKFVDLYLQKSLKEKFGLDIEWHQAPASRLLHELETDDLDVLCFLSKNPEREKIYDYSKEPFLIGRNSLIVRKDFIPGHEVQNLQALKNKTIGVMLGVAQPASFSANKIQIFPLTGANITSRTLSLIDKKRIDGVFVHQNQVAEFIVKNSKYRDSLKVVQLPEEPFKVYLAFRKRLSPEIKNFVEQTFFKHHGDYMAMMSGK from the coding sequence ATGCAACTTATGAAGTTGCTTCTTGGTTGCTTTTTCCTACTTTCGTTCTCTATGAGCCAAGCGAAGGCACTACGAATCTCAGGCCTTGAGGGCGCACCTCATATTATCTATGATTCAAACAGCCCACGGCCAGGTGGACTGGTCCCGAAGTTTGTTGATCTCTACTTACAAAAAAGCCTTAAAGAAAAATTTGGCCTGGATATTGAGTGGCACCAAGCTCCTGCTTCAAGACTCTTGCACGAGCTTGAGACCGACGATCTCGACGTCCTTTGCTTCCTCAGCAAAAATCCAGAACGCGAAAAAATCTATGACTACTCTAAGGAACCCTTTTTGATCGGAAGAAACTCCCTGATTGTCCGGAAAGATTTTATACCGGGCCATGAGGTTCAAAATTTACAAGCTTTGAAAAATAAAACCATCGGAGTGATGTTAGGTGTTGCTCAGCCAGCATCATTTTCCGCGAATAAGATTCAGATATTTCCGCTAACGGGTGCCAATATCACAAGCCGCACTCTTTCTTTGATCGACAAGAAAAGGATCGATGGAGTTTTTGTTCATCAGAATCAAGTGGCCGAATTCATCGTCAAGAATAGCAAGTACCGAGACTCACTCAAAGTCGTACAACTGCCCGAAGAACCTTTTAAGGTTTATCTTGCTTTCAGAAAACGACTCTCTCCAGAAATCAAAAACTTTGTCGAGCAAACTTTCTTCAAACATCACGGCGATTACATGGCCATGATGTCCGGAAAATAA
- a CDS encoding autotransporter outer membrane beta-barrel domain-containing protein — translation MKFVSRAFIFTAAFILPVLSYAQLDSSYELLLGNSPSPLLAPKKQAPVAQKVAPKKRRPSNDDQTNVQPAALDKVTPTVAEKSEVPQGRPMPVKMQPTEEEPTITQQAQSIFSADPERVLDFYQSQFDESDPRRNKIEISFAPSYVTNDSSSNYSYRDYRSVFTGMNLGANVWLTPAVGIGGNFMFSLGADTSGDAVSDTRSPARYEFLDAGLKFRQFFGFSQTSKSLEFDVLYSDYKFNVDSDDTYRTKLKTTGLGLKMTLRLPSSNDVAWLIGGSFYPRLQHTEQKAGADIGSGNNKENVRMGVQLGSEIKLSRDSQIFYEASATSEKNLFDGAAKSVDPATSLTPKNVSVTNTFYMFSLGYRWGN, via the coding sequence ATGAAGTTCGTATCTCGCGCGTTTATTTTTACTGCTGCTTTTATACTTCCGGTACTTTCTTATGCTCAGTTGGATTCTTCCTATGAGCTATTGCTCGGAAACTCTCCGTCGCCATTGCTAGCGCCGAAGAAGCAGGCTCCAGTTGCTCAGAAGGTAGCCCCTAAAAAGCGTAGGCCGTCGAATGACGATCAGACCAATGTCCAGCCAGCGGCGTTGGATAAAGTCACTCCGACTGTGGCTGAGAAGAGCGAAGTTCCGCAAGGCCGTCCGATGCCAGTGAAAATGCAACCTACCGAGGAAGAACCGACAATCACTCAGCAGGCTCAGAGTATTTTTTCCGCCGATCCAGAGCGCGTATTGGATTTCTATCAATCTCAATTTGATGAATCAGATCCTCGTCGCAATAAAATTGAAATCAGCTTTGCTCCTAGTTACGTCACTAACGATTCTTCTTCGAACTATTCATACCGTGATTATCGCTCGGTGTTTACCGGCATGAACTTGGGTGCAAATGTTTGGTTAACTCCGGCAGTGGGTATCGGTGGAAACTTTATGTTTTCGCTCGGTGCAGATACTAGCGGGGATGCAGTTTCTGACACGCGCTCGCCAGCTCGTTATGAGTTCTTGGATGCGGGTTTGAAGTTCCGTCAGTTCTTTGGGTTTTCACAGACATCGAAGTCTTTGGAATTTGATGTGTTGTATAGTGATTATAAGTTCAACGTGGACTCTGATGATACTTACCGTACGAAATTGAAGACGACGGGTCTAGGTTTGAAAATGACTCTGAGACTTCCTTCAAGCAATGACGTTGCTTGGTTGATCGGCGGCAGCTTCTATCCGCGCCTTCAGCATACCGAGCAAAAAGCGGGTGCTGATATTGGTTCTGGCAATAATAAAGAAAACGTCCGCATGGGCGTGCAATTGGGTTCTGAAATCAAGCTTTCACGCGATTCTCAGATTTTTTATGAGGCGTCAGCGACTTCTGAGAAGAACTTGTTTGATGGAGCTGCCAAGTCGGTCGACCCTGCTACGAGTCTGACTCCAAAGAACGTGAGTGTC